From Moraxella sp. K1664, one genomic window encodes:
- a CDS encoding TraX family protein, whose translation MTSISRQTHQPLTAFHVKWLAMLLMTADHVAWRFLEYDTHSSEILHFLGRAVAPLMCYLLVVGFYHTHDVKGYAKRLGLFALISQPPFWLFNIGISDAVLLSQNFIENQGQTDWAVMTRLMRGNVLFSLFLSLIALMIRHHKVFNIWEKAILIALLYPIISLCDYGFAMIYMTLLFDYFYKNQPNYLIIAYLLSLPVIYVLIYGFNTTVGLGYMHFGMILTALIIYGFNGRKGSDFGGRYLFYWFYPVHLLVIAMAEYFLLDYVK comes from the coding sequence ATGACCAGCATAAGCCGTCAAACCCATCAGCCATTGACCGCTTTTCATGTCAAATGGCTTGCCATGCTACTCATGACCGCCGACCATGTGGCGTGGCGATTTCTGGAGTATGATACGCATTCATCAGAGATACTACACTTTTTGGGGCGGGCGGTAGCTCCGCTCATGTGCTACTTGCTCGTGGTCGGGTTTTATCATACGCATGACGTCAAGGGCTATGCCAAGCGGTTGGGGCTGTTTGCCCTTATCTCACAACCACCCTTTTGGCTGTTTAATATTGGCATTAGCGATGCTGTGTTACTATCTCAAAACTTCATTGAAAATCAGGGACAAACCGACTGGGCTGTGATGACACGTCTCATGCGTGGTAATGTGCTGTTTTCGCTGTTTTTATCACTCATTGCTTTGATGATTCGGCACCATAAGGTTTTTAATATTTGGGAAAAGGCAATCCTTATCGCCCTACTCTATCCTATCATCAGCCTATGTGATTATGGCTTTGCCATGATTTATATGACGCTACTGTTTGATTATTTTTATAAAAATCAGCCTAACTACCTTATCATCGCTTATCTCTTATCCTTGCCTGTCATCTATGTACTCATCTACGGCTTTAACACCACCGTAGGGCTTGGCTATATGCACTTTGGCATGATACTCACCGCCCTTATCATCTATGGCTTTAATGGACGAAAGGGGTCTGACTTTGGCGGTCGCTACTTGTTTTATTGGTTTTATCCTGTGCATTTATTGGTGATTGCGATGGCGGAATATTTTCTTTTGGATTATGTTAAATAA
- the secF gene encoding protein translocase subunit SecF, which translates to MTDNNDNLNTTGETRRRRAPRRDGKGSNAAANASLDNQAIIAQTDEFAEKEGGVKLLGNKRIIPFMKLEIPMVVLSAILVIASLVAITTKGLNLGLDFTGGISADVAYSQPVEQAQVASALADKGFNDAVVQYLGTRQELLIRLPPQENKDPEGLSDALSDALNLPANPAKVDNVNIIGSQVGKEVYTQSLMALGLALILMMVYISIRFQFKLAVGATLALFHDVIVVCGLFAIFGWPFDLTVLASVLALIGYSVNDTIVVYDRIRENFRRVRGLLPRQVIDLSLTETLRRTCMTSGTVFVVVLALLFLGGEGLFWFALAQFIGTIAGTYSSVYVASSIPLRMGLSREDFVVRVKPEFEEEVVVFADPKLQNAQD; encoded by the coding sequence ATGACAGACAATAACGACAATCTTAACACCACCGGTGAGACTCGCCGTCGTCGTGCTCCACGCCGTGACGGTAAGGGCAGTAACGCCGCTGCCAATGCCAGCCTTGACAATCAAGCCATCATCGCCCAAACCGATGAGTTTGCCGAAAAAGAAGGTGGGGTCAAACTACTGGGTAATAAACGCATTATCCCGTTTATGAAATTAGAGATCCCCATGGTGGTTCTCTCTGCCATCTTGGTGATTGCCAGTTTGGTTGCCATCACCACCAAGGGGCTAAATCTCGGACTGGACTTCACAGGCGGTATCTCTGCCGATGTGGCGTACAGTCAGCCTGTGGAGCAGGCACAAGTTGCCTCCGCTCTAGCTGACAAAGGCTTTAATGATGCGGTTGTGCAGTATCTTGGCACCCGTCAAGAGCTACTCATTCGCCTGCCACCCCAAGAGAACAAAGACCCTGAAGGTCTAAGCGACGCCCTAAGCGATGCCCTAAACCTACCTGCCAACCCTGCCAAAGTGGATAACGTCAACATCATCGGCAGTCAAGTGGGTAAAGAAGTCTATACACAGTCGCTCATGGCGTTAGGATTGGCACTTATTCTAATGATGGTGTACATCTCCATTCGCTTTCAATTCAAATTGGCAGTGGGAGCAACGCTCGCCCTGTTCCATGACGTGATTGTGGTGTGCGGACTTTTTGCCATCTTTGGTTGGCCGTTTGACTTGACCGTGCTTGCCTCTGTGTTGGCATTGATTGGTTATTCGGTGAACGACACCATCGTGGTCTATGACCGTATCCGTGAGAATTTTCGCCGTGTGCGTGGACTGCTGCCCCGTCAAGTCATTGACCTATCTCTGACTGAGACCTTACGCCGTACTTGCATGACCTCTGGTACGGTCTTTGTGGTTGTGCTTGCATTGCTGTTCTTAGGTGGTGAAGGTCTGTTTTGGTTTGCTCTGGCTCAGTTTATCGGCACCATTGCAGGGACGTATTCATCGGTCTATGTTGCCAGCTCCATTCCTTTGCGTATGGGCTTGTCTCGTGAAGACTTTGTGGTGCGTGTCAAACCTGAATTTGAAGAAGAAGTGGTGGTTTTTGCTGACCCCAAACTCCAAAACGCCCAAGATTGA
- the secD gene encoding protein translocase subunit SecD, translated as MHYPAWKYILIAVVLVVSGIYALPNLYPDEPAVQITGASAGTELTSDVLVQSQALLDKAGLAHHDGSFANNSALIRLNTAEDQLKAQETLRQNLGENYVVALNLAQTTPEWLKNIGAKPMKLGLDLRGGVRFVLEVDMDKALEQRLTVATQDVRRNLRTAKIAVKSLRTTKDGMVLTFNSDDERNQAQSALQGNMMDFTLRPLASNDGAVLELTYTEQALNQINEYAVGQNLTTLRNRINELGVAEALVQSQGTNRIVVELPGVQDTAEAKRVLGRTANLEFRMVADGAESFTGGIAPAGTEAFPFGTLDGSPVLLDRQTIVTGDKVQNAQAGVDENGRPQVSITLDTAGGRLMQNATSTSVGKQMAVLFIENKQRIGYETDPATGETKEVRQPYSETRVINRATIQAVLGSSFVITGLDSPAEAGELALLLRSGALAAPMYFVEERTIGPSLGQDNIDKGLSASKIGYLLVFLWMIVFYRACGVIANIALAFNIITLAAVMSIIGSSLTLPGIAGVVLTMGMAVDANVLIFERIREELASGAKPKSAIVTGFDRAFSSIFDGNLTTLLIAFILFAIGTGPVKGFAITLAVGIITSLFTAIIVTRALMQIWYGNRKNLTKISIG; from the coding sequence ATGCATTACCCTGCTTGGAAATACATACTCATCGCTGTGGTGCTGGTCGTCTCTGGCATTTACGCCCTACCCAATCTCTACCCTGATGAACCTGCGGTACAAATCACAGGTGCCAGTGCTGGTACTGAACTGACATCTGACGTGTTGGTGCAGTCACAGGCTCTGCTTGATAAGGCAGGTTTGGCACATCATGATGGTAGCTTTGCCAATAACAGTGCCTTGATTCGCCTAAATACCGCCGAAGACCAGCTCAAAGCCCAAGAGACCTTACGCCAAAACCTAGGCGAGAACTACGTTGTGGCACTAAACCTTGCCCAGACCACGCCCGAATGGCTAAAAAACATCGGGGCAAAGCCGATGAAACTGGGTCTGGACTTGCGTGGGGGCGTGCGGTTCGTCCTAGAAGTGGACATGGATAAAGCGTTAGAGCAACGCCTAACGGTTGCCACCCAAGACGTGCGTCGCAATCTGCGTACCGCCAAAATCGCCGTCAAAAGCCTAAGAACCACCAAAGATGGCATGGTACTGACCTTTAATAGCGACGATGAACGCAACCAAGCCCAAAGTGCCCTGCAAGGGAACATGATGGACTTCACGCTAAGACCCCTTGCCAGTAATGACGGGGCGGTGCTAGAACTCACTTATACCGAACAAGCCCTAAACCAAATCAACGAGTATGCTGTCGGTCAGAACTTGACCACCTTGCGTAACCGTATCAATGAGCTGGGTGTGGCAGAAGCACTGGTACAGTCGCAAGGCACCAACCGTATCGTTGTAGAGCTACCTGGCGTGCAGGACACCGCCGAAGCCAAACGTGTACTGGGTCGTACGGCAAACTTAGAGTTTCGCATGGTCGCAGACGGTGCGGAGAGTTTCACAGGCGGTATCGCCCCTGCCGGCACCGAAGCCTTCCCTTTTGGTACGCTTGATGGTTCACCCGTCTTACTTGACCGCCAAACCATCGTGACAGGCGATAAAGTCCAAAACGCCCAAGCCGGTGTTGATGAAAATGGTCGCCCACAGGTATCTATTACCCTAGACACCGCAGGCGGTCGTCTCATGCAAAACGCCACCAGCACCAGCGTGGGCAAGCAAATGGCGGTGCTATTTATCGAAAACAAGCAACGCATCGGCTATGAGACCGACCCCGCCACAGGCGAGACTAAGGAAGTGCGTCAGCCTTATAGTGAGACTCGGGTCATCAACCGTGCCACCATTCAGGCGGTGTTGGGCTCATCCTTTGTCATTACAGGACTAGACAGTCCTGCCGAAGCTGGCGAGCTTGCCCTACTGCTTCGCTCTGGGGCATTGGCAGCACCGATGTACTTTGTCGAAGAGCGTACCATTGGTCCATCACTGGGTCAAGATAACATTGATAAAGGTCTTAGTGCATCCAAAATCGGCTATCTGCTCGTGTTCTTATGGATGATTGTGTTCTATCGTGCTTGTGGTGTGATTGCCAATATCGCCCTTGCCTTTAACATCATCACGCTGGCGGCGGTGATGTCCATCATCGGCTCATCGCTGACCCTGCCCGGTATCGCTGGGGTCGTGCTGACCATGGGTATGGCGGTGGACGCTAACGTGCTGATTTTTGAGCGGATTCGTGAGGAGCTTGCCAGTGGTGCCAAGCCCAAGTCCGCCATCGTTACGGGCTTTGACCGTGCATTTAGTTCCATCTTTGATGGTAACTTAACCACGCTACTGATTGCCTTTATCTTGTTTGCCATCGGTACAGGTCCTGTCAAGGGCTTTGCCATCACGCTTGCTGTCGGTATCATCACTTCCTTGTTTACCGCCATCATTGTCACTCGTGCCTTGATGCAAATCTGGTACGGCAATCGCAAAAATCTCACCAAAATTAGTATCGGCTAG
- the yajC gene encoding preprotein translocase subunit YajC gives MLLSILATTAPAQPNAFLQLLPMIAIFAIFYFLIIRPQSKRAKEHRAMVNALAVDNEVVFAGGLVGRVKKVDGDYAVIALNNNTDVKIQRASVISVLPKGTIENI, from the coding sequence ATGCTACTTTCTATTTTGGCGACCACCGCCCCGGCTCAACCCAATGCTTTTTTGCAATTATTACCGATGATTGCCATTTTTGCCATTTTCTATTTTCTCATCATTCGCCCCCAGTCCAAGCGTGCCAAAGAACACCGTGCCATGGTCAATGCGTTGGCAGTGGATAATGAAGTGGTGTTTGCTGGCGGTCTGGTCGGTCGCGTCAAAAAAGTTGATGGCGACTATGCGGTCATCGCCCTAAACAACAACACCGATGTCAAAATCCAACGTGCGTCCGTGATTAGCGTATTGCCCAAAGGCACGATTGAAAATATCTAA
- the cysG gene encoding siroheme synthase CysG, giving the protein MVSELCLRVAENRYGSTGSPRTVFFLNINQISQNANMNTLPLFFNLNQKTVLIIGGGDVAQRKATLLTNAGARLVVLAKNFDKDFKEFLIHHNHIIIQKSYEKQDLIDIKNEHDIILVICATDDNELNKIVHQNAKEIGLFINVVDTPELCDFIFPAIVDRDPITIGISSNGKAPVLARLIRAKIESSLPSNIGDIAKKAGEFRNTVKEKLSTINQRRHFWEKIFTNALNDKPIKNLSDELDDFIKNDNKNTGEVYIVGAGAGDPDLLTFKALRLMQQADVVLYDALVSPVIVELCRRDSDKIFVGKKRSHHTKTQDEINTLIVQYAKCGKRVLRLKGGDPFVFGRGGEEMLACRTAGVPYQVVAGITASLAGASGAGIPLTHRGLATSVRFLTACYQDSEFDGLKSVYHKDETLVFYMGLHAIDKVVANLTKSGLSTDTPMAIISNASLPNQAVLTGLLSNIVQKQAVANLPAPAIIVVGNVVGVYEGGG; this is encoded by the coding sequence ATGGTATCTGAGCTATGCCTGCGGGTGGCGGAAAACCGTTATGGTTCGACAGGCTCACCACGAACGGTTTTCTTTTTAAACATTAACCAAATCAGCCAAAACGCCAATATGAATACCTTGCCTTTATTTTTTAATCTAAATCAAAAAACCGTACTCATCATTGGGGGCGGAGATGTCGCCCAAAGAAAAGCCACGTTATTAACCAATGCAGGGGCAAGGTTGGTTGTGCTTGCCAAAAATTTTGATAAAGATTTTAAAGAATTTTTGATTCATCATAATCATATCATCATTCAAAAATCCTATGAAAAACAGGATTTGATAGACATAAAAAATGAGCATGATATCATATTGGTAATTTGTGCCACCGATGATAATGAGTTAAATAAAATCGTTCATCAAAACGCCAAAGAAATTGGGCTGTTTATCAATGTCGTGGATACGCCAGAGTTATGCGATTTTATCTTCCCTGCGATTGTGGATAGAGACCCGATTACCATTGGCATTTCATCAAATGGTAAAGCCCCTGTATTGGCTCGCCTTATCCGTGCCAAAATAGAAAGCAGTTTGCCAAGCAATATCGGCGACATTGCCAAAAAAGCAGGCGAATTTAGAAATACTGTTAAAGAAAAATTAAGCACAATCAACCAAAGACGGCATTTTTGGGAAAAGATTTTTACCAATGCCTTAAATGACAAACCCATAAAAAATTTATCCGATGAATTAGATGATTTTATCAAAAATGACAATAAAAACACAGGCGAAGTCTATATCGTGGGGGCAGGGGCAGGCGACCCCGATTTATTGACCTTTAAGGCGTTGCGACTTATGCAACAGGCGGATGTGGTGCTGTACGATGCCCTTGTCTCGCCTGTCATTGTGGAGTTGTGTCGGCGTGATAGCGACAAGATTTTTGTCGGCAAAAAACGCAGTCATCACACCAAAACCCAAGATGAGATTAACACCCTTATCGTGCAGTATGCCAAGTGTGGCAAGCGTGTGCTACGCCTAAAAGGGGGCGACCCGTTCGTGTTTGGGCGTGGGGGCGAGGAGATGCTAGCGTGCCGTACTGCGGGCGTGCCATATCAAGTCGTGGCAGGGATTACGGCAAGCCTTGCAGGGGCGAGCGGGGCGGGCATACCGCTCACGCATAGGGGGCTTGCGACCAGTGTGCGGTTTTTGACGGCGTGCTATCAGGACAGCGAGTTTGACGGTCTAAAAAGCGTGTATCACAAGGACGAGACGCTCGTGTTTTATATGGGGCTTCATGCCATTGACAAAGTCGTGGCGAACCTGACCAAAAGCGGACTTAGCACGGATACGCCCATGGCGATTATCTCAAATGCCAGTTTGCCAAATCAAGCGGTACTGACAGGGTTGCTTTCAAATATTGTACAAAAACAAGCAGTTGCCAATCTGCCTGCCCCTGCAATTATCGTGGTGGGGAATGTGGTGGGGGTTTATGAGGGTGGGGGTTAG
- a CDS encoding hemolysin family protein, giving the protein MPRPRFFLIAISLLAITPIIAFATAGESVGQASSTNVILLIFYVALSLIVSFICSISEATLLTMTPSYIDTLRDDNPKTADLLNEVKVKNIEKSISSILTLNTIANTLGSLGAGSQATIVFGSAWFGVFSGVMTLAVLMGSEIIPKTLGATYWRRFAVPVAYYVKGISILLFPIVWIAEKVSRLLTQGNNESGFNRHEFIALANQGEVSGQMSELETRIIKNSLALSMIHVESIVTPRSVMIAFDENMTVGDVFATHPKLPFSRFPIFDEDLDNATGFVLKSDLLIAKANQEIHTPIKHFKRDITFVFAKMKLFDVLDLMLKERLHIALVVGEFGEVKGIVSLEDVLETLLGLEIVDEIDRVDDMQALARQLMDRRMSRLGTTVADDENVDNVPNDNKG; this is encoded by the coding sequence ATGCCCCGACCGCGATTTTTCCTTATTGCCATCTCTTTATTAGCCATCACGCCCATCATTGCCTTTGCCACAGCAGGCGAGAGCGTGGGGCAGGCAAGTAGCACCAATGTTATCTTGCTTATCTTTTATGTGGCGTTGTCGCTGATTGTTTCCTTTATTTGTTCTATTTCAGAAGCGACCCTTTTGACAATGACCCCAAGCTATATCGACACGCTAAGAGATGACAACCCCAAAACTGCCGACTTACTCAATGAAGTCAAAGTTAAAAACATCGAAAAATCCATCTCATCAATTCTCACGCTCAACACCATCGCCAACACCTTAGGCTCGCTTGGGGCAGGTTCGCAGGCGACGATTGTGTTTGGTAGTGCGTGGTTTGGGGTGTTTAGTGGCGTGATGACGCTTGCGGTACTCATGGGCAGTGAGATTATCCCAAAGACGCTAGGGGCGACTTATTGGCGACGTTTTGCTGTGCCTGTGGCGTACTATGTCAAGGGCATTAGTATTTTGCTGTTTCCCATCGTGTGGATTGCCGAGAAAGTCTCTCGCTTGCTCACTCAGGGTAATAACGAGAGTGGGTTTAACCGTCATGAGTTCATCGCCCTTGCCAATCAGGGCGAAGTCTCAGGGCAGATGAGTGAGTTGGAGACACGTATTATCAAAAACTCGTTGGCTCTGAGCATGATTCATGTGGAGAGTATCGTTACGCCACGCTCGGTGATGATTGCCTTTGATGAGAATATGACGGTGGGTGATGTGTTCGCCACGCACCCTAAATTGCCATTTTCTCGTTTTCCCATTTTTGATGAAGACCTGGATAATGCCACAGGTTTTGTCCTAAAAAGCGACCTACTTATTGCCAAAGCCAACCAAGAGATTCACACGCCCATTAAGCATTTTAAGCGAGACATTACTTTTGTCTTTGCCAAGATGAAGTTGTTTGATGTGTTAGATTTGATGTTAAAAGAGCGACTGCACATCGCCCTTGTCGTGGGCGAGTTTGGTGAAGTTAAAGGTATTGTGAGTTTAGAAGATGTGCTTGAAACCTTGCTCGGGCTTGAAATTGTTGATGAGATTGACCGTGTTGATGACATGCAAGCCCTTGCCCGTCAGCTCATGGATAGACGCATGAGTAGGCTAGGCACGACCGTTGCCGATGATGAAAATGTGGATAATGTGCCAAATGATAATAAAGGCTAA
- a CDS encoding FixH family protein, whose translation MSATTPTPNTPQATASTNANVWYKNYMVIVFVIGLPLIVVIGCIFFIVHAFKIKDSPVRDDWYMDGKSLYQDASKDKLAHDLGLSGIMRLDGTPDDCAVRFELKSAQSMSYPATLNVKVSHATDKAKDRDFVLTYQSDNLYTGTLTLDPLPAKYYLNITNDDDSTTEIEAGSWRLTHSQKLPAQNVAFLPLTAFDNERQALPDQRNKRHQQHAPDTVPPLAQ comes from the coding sequence ATGTCAGCGACCACCCCAACCCCCAATACCCCCCAAGCCACTGCCAGCACCAATGCCAATGTTTGGTACAAAAACTACATGGTCATTGTGTTCGTCATCGGACTGCCACTCATCGTAGTCATTGGCTGCATTTTCTTTATCGTACACGCCTTTAAAATCAAAGACTCGCCCGTGCGTGATGACTGGTACATGGACGGCAAAAGCCTCTACCAAGACGCCTCCAAAGATAAGCTCGCCCATGATTTAGGCTTATCAGGCATCATGCGATTAGACGGCACGCCCGATGATTGTGCAGTACGGTTTGAATTAAAATCCGCCCAAAGCATGAGTTATCCTGCCACACTCAATGTCAAGGTCTCACACGCCACTGACAAAGCCAAAGACCGTGATTTTGTGCTGACTTACCAAAGTGATAATCTCTACACTGGCACACTCACGCTTGACCCCCTACCCGCCAAATACTATCTTAACATCACCAATGATGACGACAGCACCACCGAGATAGAAGCTGGCTCATGGCGACTGACCCATAGCCAAAAACTGCCCGCCCAAAACGTGGCATTTTTGCCTTTGACCGCCTTTGATAACGAACGTCAAGCCCTACCCGACCAACGGAACAAACGCCACCAACAACACGCCCCTGACACGGTACCGCCATTGGCACAATAA